From a region of the Frankiales bacterium genome:
- a CDS encoding coproporphyrinogen III oxidase, with protein MPSQPPPGDPAPTDGSLPAAALAELGSRPFRLYLHVPFCSTRCGYCDFNTYTADELGPGVSRSTYAEQAVAEVRLARRVLGDRDLPVGSVFVGGGTPTLLPPADLARVLATVRDEFGLAPGAEVTTEANPDSIDAEGLAALRESGFTRVSFGLQSSAPHVLAVLDRTHTPGRAVATVAEARAAGFEHVSVDLIYATPGETADDLAVTLGDAVASGVDHVSAYSLIVEDGTRLAARIRRGELPDVDDDVAADRYVQVDETLSAAGLAWYEVSNWARPGGECRHNLGYWRGEHWWGIGPGAHSHVGGVRWWNVRHPKAYAERLQSGASPAQARELLDAEDRRVEDVLLRVRLREGLPLALLHDDGRAAASRAVRDGLAEPAALDEGRLVLTLRGRLLADALVRDLVD; from the coding sequence GTGCCGTCCCAGCCGCCTCCGGGAGATCCCGCGCCCACGGACGGGTCGCTGCCGGCGGCGGCGCTGGCCGAGCTGGGCTCGCGCCCGTTCCGGCTGTACCTCCACGTGCCGTTCTGCTCCACGCGGTGCGGCTACTGCGACTTCAACACCTACACCGCCGACGAGCTCGGGCCCGGCGTCTCGCGGTCGACGTACGCCGAGCAGGCCGTGGCCGAGGTGCGGCTCGCGCGCCGGGTGCTCGGCGACCGCGACCTGCCGGTCGGGTCCGTCTTCGTCGGCGGCGGCACGCCCACCCTGCTGCCCCCGGCCGACCTCGCTCGGGTGCTCGCGACGGTGCGCGACGAGTTCGGCCTCGCGCCCGGCGCCGAGGTGACCACCGAGGCCAACCCCGACTCGATCGACGCCGAAGGCCTCGCGGCCCTGCGCGAGAGCGGCTTCACGCGCGTGTCGTTCGGGCTGCAGAGCAGCGCGCCGCACGTGCTGGCGGTGCTCGACCGCACGCACACGCCGGGCCGGGCGGTGGCGACCGTGGCCGAGGCGCGGGCGGCCGGGTTCGAGCACGTGAGCGTCGACCTCATCTACGCGACGCCGGGGGAGACCGCGGACGACCTGGCCGTCACGTTGGGCGACGCCGTCGCCAGCGGGGTGGACCACGTGTCGGCGTACTCGCTCATCGTGGAGGACGGCACGCGCCTGGCCGCCCGGATCCGCCGGGGCGAGCTGCCCGACGTCGACGACGACGTCGCGGCCGACCGCTACGTGCAGGTCGACGAGACGCTCTCGGCCGCGGGCCTGGCCTGGTACGAGGTGAGCAACTGGGCGCGGCCCGGCGGCGAGTGCCGGCACAACCTCGGCTACTGGCGGGGCGAGCACTGGTGGGGGATCGGGCCCGGTGCGCACTCGCACGTGGGCGGGGTGCGGTGGTGGAACGTGCGGCACCCCAAGGCGTACGCCGAGCGGCTGCAGTCGGGGGCCAGCCCGGCCCAGGCCCGCGAGCTGCTCGACGCCGAGGACCGGCGGGTCGAGGACGTGCTCCTGCGGGTGCGGCTGCGGGAGGGCCTGCCGCTCGCGCTGCTGCACGACGACGGTCGCGCGGCGGCGAGCCGCGCCGTGCGGGACGGTCTCGCGGAGCCGGCCGCCCTCGACGAGGGCCGGCTCGTGCTCACGCTGCGCGGGCGCCTGCTGGCCGACGCGCTCGTGCGCGACCTCGTCGACTGA
- a CDS encoding DUF4870 domain-containing protein: protein MTRREGDLPPGDPPPRPHHETTPGAPPFGRPPMGEDEGPLTPHEERLYSMLAHLSQVAGLVVAPMLLMAMLGRRSLFVDRNAREAFNHQVTYVVLVVAGGVAALRGDGVVPVAVAVGYGLVFAALAALRSWRGALFHYPLAIPFLR from the coding sequence ATGACGCGTCGCGAGGGCGACCTGCCCCCGGGCGACCCGCCGCCCCGCCCCCACCACGAGACGACGCCGGGGGCGCCGCCGTTCGGCCGACCCCCGATGGGCGAGGACGAGGGCCCGCTGACCCCGCACGAGGAGCGGCTCTACTCGATGCTCGCGCACCTGTCCCAGGTGGCGGGGCTGGTGGTGGCGCCCATGCTGCTCATGGCCATGCTCGGACGGCGCTCCCTGTTCGTCGACCGCAACGCCCGCGAGGCGTTCAACCACCAGGTCACGTACGTCGTGCTGGTCGTGGCCGGCGGCGTCGCCGCGCTGCGCGGCGACGGCGTGGTGCCGGTCGCCGTGGCGGTCGGCTACGGCCTGGTCTTCGCCGCCCTCGCCGCCCTGCGCTCGTGGCGCGGTGCGCTGTTCCACTACCCGCTGGCCATCCCCTTCCTGCGCTGA
- the dnaJ gene encoding molecular chaperone DnaJ has translation MATDYYGVLGVSRDATSEEIKRAYRRLARELHPDVNPDPETQDRFKEVTAAYEVLSDPDKRQMYDLGGDPRGGGGPSGFGQGFGFGDIMDAFFGTQSRGPRPRAARGKDALIRLQVTLAEATFGATRELTVDTAVVCGVCSGAGTAEGTEPVPCSMCHGRGEVQSVQRSFLGQVMTSRPCPQCQGYGNLIPHPCPECSGEGRVRTRRTLTVKVPPGVDTGTRIQLSGEGEVGPGGGPAGDLYLEVVEAPHEVFTRQGDDLHCTVSLPMTAAALGTTIELESLDGAESLDVRPGTQSGHVITLRQKGVAHLRGAGRGDLHVHVDVVTPTKLDERQTELLRELAALRDEERPAGAVQSNASHGGLFSRLKDAFNS, from the coding sequence GTGGCCACCGACTACTACGGGGTCCTCGGCGTGTCGCGCGACGCGACGTCCGAGGAGATCAAGCGCGCCTACCGGCGGCTCGCGCGCGAGCTGCACCCGGACGTCAACCCGGACCCGGAGACGCAGGACCGCTTCAAGGAGGTCACCGCCGCATACGAGGTGCTCTCCGACCCGGACAAGCGCCAGATGTACGACCTCGGCGGCGACCCGCGCGGTGGCGGCGGCCCGAGCGGGTTCGGCCAGGGCTTCGGCTTCGGCGACATCATGGACGCGTTCTTCGGCACCCAGTCCCGCGGCCCGCGCCCGCGCGCGGCGCGGGGCAAGGACGCGCTGATCCGCCTCCAGGTGACCCTGGCCGAGGCGACGTTCGGGGCGACCCGCGAGCTCACCGTCGACACCGCGGTGGTGTGCGGGGTGTGCTCCGGTGCAGGCACCGCGGAGGGCACCGAGCCGGTCCCGTGCTCGATGTGCCACGGTCGCGGCGAGGTACAGTCCGTGCAGCGCTCGTTCCTCGGCCAGGTGATGACCTCGCGCCCGTGCCCGCAGTGCCAGGGCTACGGCAACCTGATCCCGCACCCCTGCCCGGAGTGCTCGGGCGAGGGCCGGGTGCGCACCCGCCGCACGCTCACGGTGAAGGTGCCGCCCGGCGTCGACACCGGCACCCGCATCCAGCTGTCCGGCGAGGGGGAGGTCGGGCCCGGCGGCGGCCCCGCCGGCGACCTCTACCTCGAGGTGGTGGAGGCCCCGCACGAGGTCTTCACGCGGCAGGGCGACGACCTGCACTGCACGGTCTCGCTGCCCATGACGGCGGCGGCGCTGGGCACCACGATCGAGCTCGAGTCGCTCGACGGCGCCGAGTCGCTCGACGTGCGCCCGGGCACGCAGTCCGGCCACGTCATCACCCTGCGCCAGAAGGGGGTCGCGCACCTGCGCGGCGCCGGCCGCGGCGACCTCCACGTGCACGTCGACGTCGTGACGCCGACCAAGCTCGACGAGCGCCAGACCGAGCTGCTGCGCGAGCTGGCGGCCCTGCGCGACGAGGAGCGCCCCGCCGGGGCGGTCCAGTCCAACGCGAGCCACGGCGGCCTGTTCTCGCGCCTCAAGGACGCCTTCAACTCCTGA
- a CDS encoding branched-chain amino acid ABC transporter permease, whose translation MTITTPEIADSRPVLALRTRVGRYLGVLLLVALAAWLVWNLVAAPEQWVAVAVAGLRSGSLYALIALGYTLVYGIIGLINFAHGDLFMLASVASSILLVQHFGADAPGLRNWLLALVVMAVVMALGAGVNVTAERLVFRRLRRAPRVTALIAAVGLSFVFQWLGLLLNGSGQRTWSTVVPNDGLRIGPVSIAWSSIVITGATIPLLLALSFVVRRTRRGLAMRATSQDHDAARLMGIDVDRTIAFTFAVGGAMAGAAGLLYFATFGNTNYSDGYQFGLIAFTAAVLGGVGNLPGAVLGGYLIGEIQAFNDGLPYGLGQGWSQTVVFSVLILVMVFRPEGILGTRVQDNV comes from the coding sequence GTGACCATCACCACCCCGGAGATCGCCGACTCGCGTCCCGTCCTCGCACTGCGCACCCGGGTCGGCCGCTACCTCGGCGTGCTGCTGCTCGTCGCCCTCGCGGCGTGGCTGGTGTGGAACCTGGTCGCGGCGCCCGAGCAGTGGGTGGCCGTCGCCGTGGCCGGCCTGCGCTCCGGCTCGCTCTACGCGCTCATCGCACTGGGCTACACGCTGGTGTACGGGATCATCGGGCTGATCAACTTCGCCCACGGCGACCTGTTCATGCTCGCCTCGGTGGCCTCCTCCATCCTCCTCGTGCAGCACTTCGGCGCCGACGCTCCCGGGCTGCGCAACTGGCTGCTCGCGCTGGTGGTCATGGCGGTCGTGATGGCGCTGGGCGCGGGGGTGAACGTCACCGCCGAGCGGCTGGTGTTCCGCCGGCTTCGGAGGGCGCCGCGGGTCACCGCCCTCATCGCGGCCGTGGGGCTCAGCTTCGTGTTCCAGTGGCTCGGCCTGCTGCTCAACGGGTCCGGGCAGCGCACGTGGTCGACCGTGGTGCCCAACGACGGCCTGCGGATCGGCCCGGTCTCGATCGCCTGGTCGAGCATCGTCATCACCGGCGCCACGATCCCGCTGCTGCTGGCGTTGTCGTTCGTGGTGCGGCGCACGCGGCGGGGCCTGGCCATGCGGGCCACGTCGCAGGACCACGACGCCGCGCGGCTCATGGGCATCGACGTCGACCGCACGATCGCGTTCACCTTCGCGGTGGGCGGCGCGATGGCCGGCGCCGCGGGCCTGCTGTACTTCGCCACCTTCGGCAACACGAACTACTCCGACGGCTACCAGTTCGGCCTCATCGCGTTCACCGCAGCCGTGCTGGGCGGCGTCGGCAACCTGCCCGGTGCGGTGCTCGGCGGCTACCTCATCGGCGAGATCCAGGCGTTCAACGACGGCCTGCCCTACGGCCTGGGCCAGGGGTGGAGCCAGACCGTGGTGTTCTCCGTGCTCATCCTGGTGATGGTGTTCCGGCCCGAGGGGATCCTGGGCACGCGCGTGCAGGACAACGTCTGA
- a CDS encoding LacI family DNA-binding transcriptional regulator, whose product MQQTPGVQRRDAASGRPNLEQVAALAGVSRATVSRVVNGLPSVDAELRARVEAAVTQLGYTPNHAARSLVTRRTDTVALVVAEPDHRVFGDPFFSGIVRGINQECQAAGLHMLLLMAQSTSDRGRVDRYLATAPIDGVLLISEHAQDDPWPRSFRRRGVPFVVGGRPVVPDEEIRYVDNDNVAGATLAVRHLLASGRSVVGTVTGPQDMSAGIDRLAGYRAGLGRRFRASRVEHGDFTTAGGEAATRRLLDRVPDLDAVFAASDLMALGALRALAAAGRRVPDDVAVVGFDDIDAAAVSTPALTTVRQETVLQGRAMVRMLVAHERPELLLDPVPGLEDVDLLGGAVVLPVGLVVRESA is encoded by the coding sequence ATGCAGCAGACTCCTGGCGTGCAGCGGCGAGACGCGGCGAGCGGGCGACCCAACCTCGAGCAGGTGGCGGCGCTCGCAGGCGTGTCCCGGGCGACCGTGTCGCGCGTGGTCAACGGGCTGCCGAGCGTCGACGCGGAGCTGCGCGCCCGGGTCGAGGCCGCCGTGACGCAGCTGGGCTACACGCCCAACCATGCCGCCCGCTCGCTCGTGACCCGCCGCACCGACACGGTCGCCCTCGTGGTGGCCGAGCCGGACCACCGCGTGTTCGGCGACCCGTTCTTCAGCGGCATCGTCCGCGGCATCAACCAGGAGTGCCAGGCCGCAGGCCTGCACATGCTGCTGCTGATGGCGCAGTCCACGTCCGACCGCGGACGCGTCGACCGCTACCTCGCCACGGCACCGATCGACGGGGTCCTGCTCATCTCCGAGCACGCCCAGGACGATCCGTGGCCGCGGTCGTTCCGTCGACGCGGCGTGCCGTTCGTCGTCGGCGGCCGGCCCGTCGTGCCCGACGAGGAGATCCGGTACGTCGACAACGACAACGTCGCGGGGGCCACCCTCGCGGTCCGCCACCTGCTGGCGTCCGGTCGCAGCGTGGTCGGCACGGTCACCGGGCCGCAGGACATGAGCGCGGGCATCGACCGCCTCGCGGGATACCGAGCCGGCCTGGGGCGCCGGTTCCGTGCCTCCCGGGTCGAGCACGGCGACTTCACCACGGCCGGGGGCGAGGCCGCGACGCGGCGGCTGCTCGACCGGGTCCCGGACCTCGACGCGGTGTTCGCCGCCTCGGACCTGATGGCGCTCGGTGCGCTGCGAGCCCTGGCCGCCGCCGGACGCCGGGTGCCCGACGACGTCGCCGTCGTCGGCTTCGACGACATCGACGCGGCCGCCGTGTCCACTCCGGCGCTCACGACCGTGCGCCAGGAGACCGTGCTCCAGGGCCGCGCCATGGTGCGGATGCTGGTCGCCCACGAGCGGCCCGAGCTGCTGCTGGACCCTGTTCCCGGGCTCGAGGACGTCGACCTGCTCGGTGGGGCGGTCGTGCTGCCGGTAGGCCTCGTCGTGCGGGAGTCCGCCTGA
- a CDS encoding DUF3097 family protein gives MLAADPHAPRRRVVAEVEAVPDLVAECAESGFCGAVVGLEKGTDGWAVVLEDRHGTRRPFALRPAAFLVDGEPVTLVRPQPTAARTGPARTASGSLAVADLRARTARGSRIWVEGLHDAELVERVWGHDLRVEGVVVEPLHGADDLVALVDGFAPGPGRRLGVLLDHLVPGSKETRIAEEVRRRHPVHITVLGHPYVDVWQAIRPQVLGIEAWPVVPPGRPWKNGVLAALGRPSSTPEDVASGWRWLLGHVRTYADLEPSLLGRVEELIDAVTA, from the coding sequence GTGCTCGCGGCCGACCCGCACGCCCCGCGCCGCCGCGTCGTGGCCGAGGTCGAGGCCGTGCCGGACCTCGTGGCCGAGTGCGCCGAGTCCGGCTTCTGCGGCGCGGTGGTGGGCCTGGAGAAGGGCACCGACGGCTGGGCCGTGGTGCTGGAGGACCGGCACGGGACGCGCCGCCCCTTCGCGCTGCGACCCGCCGCGTTCCTCGTCGACGGCGAGCCGGTGACGCTCGTGCGGCCGCAGCCGACGGCGGCACGCACCGGCCCGGCACGCACGGCGTCGGGCTCCTTGGCCGTCGCGGACCTGCGCGCGCGCACCGCCCGCGGCTCGCGGATCTGGGTCGAGGGCCTGCACGACGCCGAGCTGGTGGAGCGCGTGTGGGGCCACGACCTGCGGGTCGAGGGCGTGGTGGTGGAGCCGCTGCACGGCGCCGACGACCTCGTCGCGCTCGTGGACGGCTTCGCCCCCGGCCCGGGCCGGCGGCTCGGCGTGCTGCTCGACCACCTCGTGCCCGGGTCGAAGGAGACGCGGATCGCCGAGGAGGTCCGGCGCCGCCACCCCGTGCACATCACGGTGCTCGGCCACCCCTACGTCGACGTGTGGCAGGCGATCCGCCCCCAGGTGCTGGGCATCGAGGCGTGGCCGGTCGTGCCGCCGGGGCGGCCGTGGAAGAACGGCGTCCTCGCCGCCCTCGGCCGGCCCTCGAGCACTCCCGAGGACGTCGCGTCCGGATGGCGGTGGCTGCTGGGTCATGTGCGGACGTACGCCGACCTCGAGCCGAGCCTGCTGGGCCGGGTGGAGGAGCTCATCGACGCGGTCACGGCCTGA
- a CDS encoding adenylyl cyclase — protein MPVPVTRRRRWRRAALAALAAATVALGGVAAVGPAAAVPAGDPDLGPNVLVFDPSMPVSDIQARVDAVAAQQVTNQFGEQRYSLLFKPGTYGTVDQPLVIQVGYYTEVAGLGLSPTDVVINGHVDVYNQCDNGYCVALNNFWRSMSNLTINVMGQSGCYASGDFWAASQAAPVRRVNIEGGNLTFMDYCSGPSFASGGFMADSRTGFVINGSQQQYYVRDSEIGGWSNGVWNQVFSGVTGAPGTCFPADASCGGPYTTLSTTPVSREKPFLYVADDGSWNVFVPAVRHDSSGTTWASGSQAGTSLPLSSFYVAAPGDSVAAINRALRSGRNLLFEPGVYSVDRTIKVERAGTVVLGMGMATLTSARGATVLRTEAPSVTVAGLMIDAGPRNASALMVVGDDDSESPAQAAVPTALQDVFFRIGGPHAGKASKSLVVNADHTLLDDVWAWRADHGSGVGWTSNTADTGLVVNGDDVQATGLFVEHYQKTEVVWNGERGRTIFFQNEMPYDVPDQRSWRHGGSDGYAAYQVGGSVESHEAWGLGSYSFFNVGPDIHASRAFQAPSGPGIAMHDMLTIFLDAVNGHGAIDHVINDVGGSSSIANPDVPVTVVSFP, from the coding sequence GTGCCCGTCCCCGTCACGCGCCGCCGACGGTGGCGCCGGGCCGCCCTCGCGGCCCTGGCCGCAGCCACCGTGGCGCTCGGCGGTGTGGCCGCGGTCGGCCCAGCGGCCGCCGTGCCGGCCGGCGACCCCGACCTCGGCCCGAACGTGCTGGTGTTCGACCCGTCGATGCCGGTGAGCGACATCCAGGCCCGGGTGGACGCCGTCGCCGCGCAGCAGGTCACCAACCAGTTCGGCGAGCAGCGGTACTCGCTGCTGTTCAAGCCGGGCACCTACGGCACGGTCGACCAGCCGCTGGTCATCCAGGTCGGCTACTACACCGAGGTGGCCGGGCTCGGCCTGAGCCCGACCGACGTCGTCATCAACGGCCACGTGGACGTCTACAACCAGTGCGACAACGGCTACTGCGTGGCGCTCAACAACTTCTGGCGCTCGATGTCGAACCTCACCATCAACGTGATGGGGCAGTCCGGCTGCTACGCGTCCGGGGACTTCTGGGCGGCGTCGCAGGCTGCGCCGGTCCGTCGCGTGAACATCGAGGGCGGCAACCTCACGTTCATGGACTACTGCAGCGGCCCGTCGTTCGCGAGCGGCGGGTTCATGGCCGACTCCCGCACCGGATTCGTCATCAACGGCTCGCAGCAGCAGTACTACGTGCGCGACAGCGAGATCGGCGGATGGAGCAACGGCGTCTGGAACCAGGTGTTCTCGGGCGTCACCGGCGCTCCCGGCACCTGCTTCCCCGCCGACGCCTCGTGCGGCGGTCCGTACACCACGCTGAGCACGACCCCGGTGAGTCGCGAGAAGCCGTTCCTCTACGTCGCGGACGACGGATCGTGGAACGTCTTCGTGCCGGCGGTCCGCCACGACTCCTCCGGGACGACCTGGGCGTCCGGGTCGCAGGCCGGCACCTCCCTGCCGCTGTCGAGCTTCTACGTCGCCGCGCCGGGCGACTCGGTGGCCGCGATCAACCGGGCCCTGCGCAGCGGCCGGAACCTGCTGTTCGAGCCCGGGGTCTACTCGGTCGACCGCACCATCAAGGTCGAGCGCGCCGGCACCGTGGTGCTCGGCATGGGCATGGCCACGCTGACCTCGGCCCGCGGAGCCACCGTCCTGCGGACCGAGGCGCCGTCGGTGACGGTCGCCGGTCTCATGATCGACGCCGGTCCGCGCAACGCCTCGGCCCTCATGGTGGTGGGGGACGACGACTCGGAGTCGCCCGCCCAGGCCGCGGTCCCGACCGCGCTCCAGGACGTCTTCTTCCGCATCGGCGGCCCGCACGCGGGCAAGGCGTCGAAGAGCCTCGTGGTGAACGCCGACCACACGCTGCTCGACGACGTGTGGGCCTGGCGGGCCGATCACGGATCGGGGGTCGGCTGGACGAGCAACACGGCCGACACGGGGCTCGTGGTCAACGGCGACGACGTCCAGGCCACCGGGCTCTTCGTGGAGCACTACCAGAAGACGGAGGTCGTCTGGAACGGTGAGCGCGGCCGGACGATCTTCTTCCAGAACGAGATGCCCTACGACGTGCCGGACCAGCGCTCGTGGCGCCACGGCGGGTCGGACGGGTATGCGGCCTACCAGGTGGGCGGCTCGGTCGAGAGCCACGAGGCATGGGGGCTCGGGAGCTACTCGTTCTTCAACGTCGGCCCCGACATCCACGCCTCCAGGGCCTTCCAGGCGCCGTCGGGTCCAGGCATCGCGATGCACGACATGCTCACGATCTTCCTCGACGCCGTGAACGGGCACGGGGCGATCGACCACGTGATCAACGACGTCGGCGGCTCGTCGTCGATCGCCAACCCGGACGTCCCGGTCACGGTCGTCAGCTTCCCCTGA
- the hrcA gene encoding heat-inducible transcriptional repressor HrcA: MVEDRRLAVLRAIVEDYVATHEPVGSRSLVERHALGVSPATIRNDMAALEDEGLIAQPHTSAGRVPTDQGYRVFVDRLSQVKPLSAAERRAIGSFLDGAVDLDDVMTRSVRLLAQLTRQVALIQYPSLTRSTVRHIELVGIVPTRVLLVLIADTGRVEQRVVETGAPIDDDLLGRLRTRLLDAVVGVRLVDVAERVGDLADGFEAEERRAVSAVVATLIETVVERHEERVMLAGTANLATFDEDFNGAVRPVLEALEEQMVLLRLLGESRSSDALTVRIGRENEVEGLTSTSVVTVGYARGDEVVAQLGVVGPTRMDYPGTMGSVRAVARYLGRILTDQQ; encoded by the coding sequence GTGGTGGAGGACCGTCGCCTCGCCGTGCTGCGCGCGATCGTCGAGGACTACGTCGCCACGCACGAGCCGGTCGGGTCGCGCAGCCTGGTGGAGCGCCACGCCCTCGGCGTGAGCCCGGCCACGATCCGCAACGACATGGCCGCCCTCGAGGACGAGGGGCTCATCGCGCAGCCGCACACCAGCGCCGGCCGGGTCCCCACCGACCAGGGCTACCGCGTGTTCGTCGACCGGCTCTCGCAGGTCAAGCCGCTCTCCGCGGCCGAGCGACGGGCGATCGGCTCGTTCCTCGACGGCGCCGTCGACCTCGACGACGTCATGACCCGGTCGGTCCGGCTGCTCGCGCAGCTCACCCGGCAGGTCGCGCTGATCCAGTACCCGTCGCTCACCCGTTCCACGGTGCGACACATCGAGCTCGTCGGCATCGTCCCCACGCGGGTGCTGCTCGTGCTCATCGCCGACACCGGCCGGGTGGAGCAGCGCGTGGTCGAGACCGGCGCGCCGATCGACGACGACCTGCTCGGCCGGCTGCGCACGCGGCTGCTCGACGCCGTCGTGGGGGTGCGGCTCGTCGACGTCGCCGAGCGCGTGGGCGACCTCGCCGACGGCTTCGAGGCCGAGGAGCGCCGCGCGGTGAGCGCGGTCGTCGCGACGCTCATCGAGACCGTCGTCGAGCGGCACGAGGAGCGCGTGATGCTCGCGGGCACCGCCAACCTCGCGACGTTCGACGAGGACTTCAACGGCGCCGTGCGACCCGTCCTCGAGGCGCTCGAGGAGCAGATGGTGCTGCTGCGCCTGCTGGGCGAGAGCCGCTCCAGCGACGCGCTCACGGTGCGCATCGGCCGGGAGAACGAGGTCGAGGGGCTCACCTCCACCTCCGTCGTCACGGTCGGCTACGCGCGCGGCGACGAGGTCGTCGCGCAGCTCGGCGTCGTCGGCCCGACCCGCATGGACTACCCCGGGACGATGGGTTCGGTGCGCGCCGTCGCCCGCTACCTCGGGCGCATCCTCACCGACCAGCAGTAG
- a CDS encoding 16S rRNA (uracil(1498)-N(3))-methyltransferase, with translation MTAPFFLVPPASLVGDVGALVTLEGPEGRHAATVKRLGVGEAVLLGDGRGRVVGGLVAAVPGRDRLEVTVTSCTDHPVPAPRLVVVQAIAKGERGELSVELMTEVGVDAVVPWAASRSVAQWRGEKVARGLERWRATAREAAKQSRRPWVPDVLDVAGTGDVAALVAATVQAGGTALVLHEEAAERLSTLRPSAEGDVLLVVGPEGGLTDDEVARFASAGAVAVRLGPSVLRTSTAGAVAAAVLLAASGRWD, from the coding sequence GTGACCGCGCCGTTCTTCCTCGTGCCGCCGGCGTCCCTCGTCGGGGACGTCGGCGCTCTGGTGACCCTCGAGGGCCCGGAGGGCCGGCACGCGGCGACCGTCAAGCGCCTCGGAGTCGGGGAGGCGGTGCTGCTCGGCGACGGCCGTGGCCGCGTCGTCGGCGGGCTCGTCGCCGCTGTGCCCGGGCGCGACCGCCTCGAGGTGACGGTCACCTCCTGCACGGACCACCCCGTCCCGGCGCCGAGGCTCGTCGTCGTCCAGGCGATCGCCAAGGGGGAGCGGGGCGAGCTGTCGGTCGAGCTGATGACCGAGGTGGGTGTCGACGCCGTGGTGCCGTGGGCCGCGTCGCGCTCGGTCGCCCAGTGGCGCGGCGAGAAGGTGGCGCGCGGGCTGGAGCGCTGGCGGGCGACCGCGCGCGAGGCGGCCAAGCAGTCGCGCCGGCCGTGGGTGCCCGACGTGCTCGACGTCGCGGGCACCGGCGACGTGGCGGCGCTCGTGGCCGCGACGGTGCAAGCCGGGGGCACGGCGCTCGTGCTCCACGAGGAGGCGGCGGAGCGGCTCTCAACGCTGCGGCCGTCGGCCGAGGGCGACGTGCTCCTGGTCGTCGGGCCCGAGGGCGGCCTCACCGACGACGAGGTGGCGCGGTTCGCCTCCGCGGGCGCCGTCGCGGTGCGGCTCGGGCCGTCGGTGCTGCGCACCTCGACGGCCGGCGCCGTGGCCGCCGCGGTGCTGCTCGCGGCGTCGGGCCGCTGGGACTGA